A region from the Azospirillaceae bacterium genome encodes:
- a CDS encoding LysR family transcriptional regulator, translating into MLDPLHLRTFVTITEVKSFSEAGRQLGLSQSSVSDHVKRLEQFAGQRLFDRDTHSNALTDHGRAMLEFARSILDTTARARRHFAQSTRRRLFRFGVCEDLTTGWLCDLVRPFAVTHPDVDIDFTIALSRTLTEMFDEGRLDMALCKRWPEGDRGRLVFRDRVVWTAATAQPVFRDGEAQLVLYPPPSITRFMALTALERAATPWRIACTSGDLNGLAMATRIGLGMMAHSSRLIPEGLQACDADPRLPDLGQVEFVLLEKKAGDRKFLTEMSQAIAVKAAAEAA; encoded by the coding sequence ATGCTTGATCCGCTGCACCTGCGAACCTTTGTCACCATCACCGAGGTGAAGAGCTTTTCGGAGGCCGGGCGACAGCTGGGCTTGTCGCAATCCAGCGTCAGCGATCATGTCAAACGGTTGGAGCAGTTCGCCGGCCAGCGGCTGTTCGACCGGGACACCCATTCCAATGCCCTGACGGACCATGGCCGGGCCATGCTGGAATTCGCCCGGTCCATCCTGGACACCACCGCCCGCGCCCGCCGTCATTTCGCGCAATCCACCCGCCGCCGCCTGTTTCGTTTCGGCGTGTGTGAGGATCTGACCACCGGCTGGCTGTGTGACCTGGTGCGGCCTTTCGCCGTGACCCATCCCGACGTCGATATCGACTTCACCATCGCGCTCAGCCGCACATTGACGGAGATGTTCGATGAGGGCCGGCTGGACATGGCGCTGTGCAAGCGCTGGCCGGAGGGTGACCGTGGCCGCCTGGTGTTCCGCGACCGCGTGGTGTGGACGGCGGCCACGGCCCAGCCGGTGTTCCGCGACGGAGAGGCGCAACTGGTGCTGTACCCGCCACCCAGCATCACCCGCTTCATGGCGCTGACGGCGCTGGAACGGGCGGCCACCCCCTGGCGCATCGCCTGCACCAGCGGCGACCTGAACGGCCTGGCCATGGCAACCCGCATCGGCCTGGGCATGATGGCCCATTCCAGCCGCCTGATCCCCGAGGGGCTTCAGGCCTGTGATGCCGACCCCCGCCTGCCCGACCTGGGCCAGGTGGAATTCGTGCTGCTGGAAAAGAAGGCCGGCGACCGCAAGTTCCTGACGGAGATGTCGCAGGCTATCGCCGTCAAGGCGGCGGCGGAGGCGGCGTGA
- a CDS encoding LysR family transcriptional regulator, which produces MSSLPDFEGLAMMAKVAEERSFAGAARALNVSVATVSRAVSRLEERLGGRLFNRTSRSLALTDLGRTVAERAARVYAEAEEAENSARELSTTPRGTIRLAVPMSFGLRWVAPLMPAFFRQYPQVTVDLHLSDAQVDLVGDGFDAALRIAVMEDASSLVARRLCPMGRGIVAAPSYIARYGLPQHPDELRAHHCLGYAYRARQDVWRFTGPDGQEATVAPTGPLRVTNVDALLPTVLEGIGIAELPEFIAAPYLADRRLVTILPQWKLPSGGVYFVTPSLRNRPAKVEALATFLADRLSRQRWTDAAA; this is translated from the coding sequence ATGTCGTCGTTACCGGATTTCGAAGGGCTGGCCATGATGGCCAAGGTGGCGGAGGAACGGTCCTTCGCCGGGGCGGCCCGCGCCCTGAACGTCTCGGTCGCCACCGTGTCGCGGGCCGTCAGCCGGTTGGAGGAGCGGCTGGGCGGCCGCCTGTTCAACCGCACCTCGCGCAGCCTGGCCCTGACCGACCTGGGCCGTACGGTGGCGGAGCGCGCCGCCCGCGTCTATGCCGAGGCGGAGGAGGCGGAGAATTCCGCCCGCGAACTGTCCACCACCCCGCGCGGCACCATCCGCCTGGCCGTGCCCATGTCCTTCGGCCTGCGCTGGGTGGCGCCGCTGATGCCGGCCTTCTTCCGGCAATATCCCCAGGTGACGGTGGATCTGCACCTGAGCGACGCCCAGGTGGACCTGGTGGGCGACGGTTTCGACGCCGCCCTGCGCATCGCGGTGATGGAGGACGCCTCGTCCCTGGTGGCGCGCCGCCTGTGCCCCATGGGCCGGGGCATCGTGGCCGCCCCCAGCTACATCGCGCGCTATGGCCTGCCGCAACATCCGGACGAACTGCGCGCCCATCATTGCCTGGGCTACGCCTACCGCGCCCGCCAGGACGTGTGGCGTTTCACCGGCCCCGATGGGCAGGAGGCGACGGTGGCCCCCACCGGCCCCCTGCGGGTGACCAACGTCGATGCCCTGCTGCCCACCGTGCTGGAGGGCATCGGCATCGCGGAACTGCCGGAGTTCATCGCCGCCCCCTACCTGGCCGACCGCCGCCTGGTGACCATCCTGCCGCAGTGGAAGCTCCCGTCCGGCGGCGTCTATTTCGTCACCCCCAGCCTGCGCAACCGCCCCGCCAAGGTGGAGGCGCTGGCCACGTTCCTGGCCGACCGGCTGTCGCGCCAGCGCTGGACCGACGCGGCGGCATGA
- a CDS encoding LacI family DNA-binding transcriptional regulator, translating to MPTIQDVARKARVSTATVSRVLSNPEIVSEATRERVLVAVDALGYEPNHAAKSLRTLRSAKIVVTVPDISNPFFSSVIRGAEEAAQAAGYSVLLGDTRNAPEREEQYAAMLRRKEADGLVFLGHRLPDALADLVARQGAAAPVVNGCEFSADLGVSGAHIDNAAAAAEAMGHLYGLGHRRIGVITGALDSPISRDRLAGVHAAAKAHGAEADLRIATGDFSVESGERETLSLLGNGAADSPTALFCFSDEMAMGALAALRRLGRRCPDAVSLVGFDDIRYARYLDPALTTVSQPMEQIGRAAVGLLLDILAGRQAAARSITLPHRLVVRGSTGPVPE from the coding sequence ATGCCGACCATCCAAGACGTCGCCCGCAAGGCCCGGGTTTCCACCGCCACCGTTTCCCGCGTGCTGAGCAATCCCGAAATCGTCAGCGAGGCGACGCGCGAACGGGTGCTGGTGGCCGTGGATGCCCTGGGCTATGAGCCCAACCACGCCGCCAAAAGCCTGCGCACCCTGCGCAGCGCCAAGATCGTGGTGACCGTGCCCGACATCTCCAACCCCTTCTTCTCCAGCGTCATCCGCGGCGCGGAAGAGGCGGCGCAGGCCGCCGGTTATTCCGTGCTGCTGGGTGACACCCGCAACGCGCCGGAGCGGGAGGAGCAATACGCCGCCATGCTGCGCCGGAAGGAGGCCGACGGCCTGGTCTTCCTGGGCCACCGCCTGCCCGACGCCCTGGCCGACCTGGTGGCCCGCCAGGGGGCGGCGGCACCGGTGGTCAACGGCTGTGAGTTCAGCGCCGACCTGGGCGTGTCCGGCGCCCATATCGACAACGCCGCCGCCGCGGCCGAGGCCATGGGCCATCTGTACGGCCTGGGCCATCGCCGCATCGGCGTCATCACCGGCGCGCTGGACAGCCCCATCAGCCGCGACCGCCTGGCCGGCGTCCATGCCGCCGCGAAAGCGCACGGCGCGGAAGCGGACCTGCGCATCGCCACCGGCGACTTCTCCGTCGAGTCCGGCGAGCGTGAGACGCTGAGCCTGCTGGGGAACGGGGCGGCCGACAGCCCCACCGCCCTGTTCTGCTTCAGTGACGAGATGGCCATGGGCGCCCTGGCCGCCCTGCGCCGGCTGGGCCGCCGCTGTCCGGACGCGGTGTCGCTGGTGGGGTTCGACGACATCCGCTACGCCCGCTACCTGGACCCGGCGCTGACCACCGTCAGCCAGCCGATGGAACAGATCGGCCGCGCCGCCGTGGGCCTGCTGCTGGACATCCTGGCCGGGCGGCAGGCGGCGGCACGCTCCATCACCCTGCCCCACCGCCTGGTGGTGCGGGGCAGCACGGGGCCAGTCCCCGAATAA
- a CDS encoding cupin domain-containing protein: protein MFKSTRRGFLEAAAIGASGMVSFSSVAEATDKFMARGGDGGYARQAVPLPEGDTVAYHDPKDVEEMPDFKFSLDGNKPKVTSGGWAKEATVHQFPISKGIAGVHMFLDPGASRELHWHAIAAEWAFVIEGRCQTVVIEPSGASEINNFGPGDLWYFAKGHGHSIQTIGDKPCHFILSFDNGAFSEHGTFSITDWVDVTPKEMLALEFGFPKDLFDAFPKGEVYIQKGAILQPADALEAPWPKESTHKFRLMNDPRAVRDFDGGTFRLATVDEFPASHTMSGGIMTLKPGAMRKLHWNVNANEWHYYLRGKGQVALFGSGGRGKVAEFGPGDVAYIPQGFGHAIRNVGTEDLEIVQTWDAGKFEEIDLDKWVQSSPRYLLSNNFTGVADKTLTRMKQA from the coding sequence ATGTTCAAAAGCACCCGGCGGGGCTTTCTGGAGGCCGCGGCCATCGGCGCCAGCGGCATGGTCAGCTTCAGCAGCGTGGCGGAGGCCACCGACAAGTTCATGGCGCGCGGCGGTGACGGCGGCTACGCCCGTCAGGCCGTGCCGTTGCCGGAGGGCGATACGGTCGCCTACCACGACCCCAAGGACGTGGAGGAGATGCCGGACTTCAAATTCTCGCTGGATGGCAACAAGCCCAAGGTGACATCCGGTGGCTGGGCCAAGGAGGCGACGGTCCACCAGTTCCCCATCAGCAAGGGCATCGCCGGCGTCCACATGTTCCTGGACCCCGGCGCCTCACGCGAACTGCACTGGCACGCCATCGCGGCGGAATGGGCCTTCGTCATCGAGGGCCGCTGCCAGACGGTGGTGATCGAGCCGTCGGGCGCCAGTGAGATCAACAATTTCGGCCCCGGCGACCTGTGGTACTTCGCCAAGGGCCACGGCCATTCCATCCAGACCATCGGCGACAAGCCCTGTCATTTCATCCTGTCGTTCGACAACGGCGCCTTTTCCGAACACGGCACCTTTTCCATCACCGACTGGGTGGACGTGACGCCGAAGGAGATGCTGGCCCTGGAGTTCGGCTTCCCCAAGGATTTGTTCGACGCCTTCCCCAAGGGCGAGGTCTACATCCAGAAGGGCGCCATCCTGCAACCGGCCGACGCGCTGGAGGCGCCATGGCCCAAGGAATCCACCCACAAGTTCCGCCTCATGAACGATCCCCGCGCCGTGCGCGACTTCGACGGCGGCACCTTCCGCCTGGCCACGGTGGATGAGTTCCCGGCATCCCACACCATGTCGGGCGGCATCATGACCCTGAAGCCCGGCGCGATGCGCAAGCTGCACTGGAACGTCAACGCCAACGAATGGCACTACTACCTGCGCGGCAAGGGCCAGGTGGCGCTGTTCGGCTCCGGCGGGCGCGGCAAGGTGGCGGAGTTCGGCCCCGGCGACGTCGCCTACATCCCTCAGGGTTTCGGCCACGCCATCCGCAACGTCGGCACCGAGGATCTGGAAATCGTCCAGACCTGGGATGCCGGCAAGTTCGAGGAGATCGACCTGGACAAATGGGTGCAGTCCAGCCCACGCTACCTGCTGTCCAACAACTTCACCGGCGTGGCCGACAAGACGCTGACGCGCATGAAGCAGGCCTGA
- a CDS encoding peptidase M61, with translation MGLKRRVLLLSAALGALCHGAWADTSDALTLSVDATDTAHRIFTVHETIPVAGPGPLTLLYPRWETASHAPTVAVADLAGLVITVDGKRLPWQRDPVDVHAFHVDVPAGALAVTADFQYLSPTRTGALAMTRDLLTVQWQSMLLYPAGHPVRDLTVAASLRLPPGFQAVGALDRQGTDGDTITYAPTLLETLVDGPVYAGRHVAQADLGGDGAPVRLDLLADRPDSLAVTPDQLAGLRALVTQTRRLFRGAPYDHYDAIVTLTDLMQSGGGVEHLRSGENMLSPGYFTDAAHQLTYLDLIAHEYVHAWNGRYRQPADMAAADFNTPTRDGLLWVYEGLTQYWGHVLAARAGLRGGQDTLDMLALDAAAMQARPGRSWKSLGDSTNDPLFDIGHAVSWRDWQRREDYYPEGVLLWLDVDMLLREKSGGTKSLDDFARSFFASPPAPVGGQLIRPYTFDDVCSALNALVPYDWAAYFTHRLETHDDAGLLDGLARAGYRLVFTDTPTEAFRQAEVDGGALDLGYAIGLSVGKGGVVRTVAWQGPAFRAGVGIGNRIQTVNGAPYTAEALTQAVRNAAITPVTLGLEVDGQAVTARIDYAGGLRYPRLERAKGRPDRMAALLAPLKD, from the coding sequence ATGGGTCTGAAGCGGCGCGTTCTTCTTCTGTCGGCCGCCCTGGGCGCGCTGTGCCACGGGGCCTGGGCCGATACGTCCGACGCCCTGACGCTGTCGGTGGACGCGACCGATACCGCGCACCGCATCTTCACGGTGCATGAAACCATCCCGGTGGCGGGTCCGGGCCCACTGACGCTGCTGTATCCCCGCTGGGAAACCGCCAGCCACGCCCCCACCGTGGCCGTGGCCGACCTGGCGGGCCTGGTCATCACCGTGGATGGCAAGCGGCTTCCCTGGCAGCGCGATCCGGTGGACGTCCACGCCTTCCATGTCGATGTGCCGGCGGGCGCCCTGGCCGTGACCGCCGACTTCCAGTATCTGTCGCCCACGCGCACCGGTGCCCTGGCCATGACGCGCGACCTGCTGACGGTGCAGTGGCAATCCATGCTGCTGTACCCGGCGGGCCATCCTGTCCGTGACCTGACGGTGGCGGCCAGCCTGCGCCTGCCGCCGGGCTTCCAGGCCGTCGGCGCCCTGGACCGGCAGGGCACGGATGGCGACACCATCACCTACGCCCCCACCTTGCTGGAAACCCTGGTGGACGGCCCGGTCTATGCCGGCCGCCATGTCGCCCAGGCCGACCTCGGCGGCGACGGCGCCCCTGTCCGCCTGGACCTGCTGGCCGATAGGCCCGACAGCCTGGCCGTCACGCCGGACCAGCTGGCGGGCTTGCGCGCCTTGGTGACACAGACGCGCCGCCTGTTCCGCGGCGCGCCCTACGACCATTACGACGCCATCGTCACCCTGACCGACCTGATGCAATCCGGCGGCGGGGTGGAGCATCTGCGCTCGGGCGAGAACATGCTGTCGCCGGGCTATTTCACGGACGCCGCCCACCAGCTGACCTACCTGGACCTGATCGCCCACGAATACGTCCATGCCTGGAACGGCCGCTACCGCCAGCCGGCGGACATGGCGGCGGCCGACTTCAACACCCCCACGCGCGACGGCCTGCTGTGGGTCTATGAGGGGCTGACCCAGTACTGGGGCCATGTGCTGGCGGCGCGCGCCGGCCTGCGCGGCGGCCAGGACACGCTGGATATGCTGGCGCTGGACGCCGCCGCCATGCAGGCGCGGCCCGGCCGGTCTTGGAAGTCGCTGGGCGACAGCACCAACGACCCCCTGTTCGACATCGGCCACGCCGTGTCGTGGCGCGACTGGCAACGGCGGGAGGATTATTATCCCGAGGGCGTGCTACTGTGGCTGGATGTCGACATGCTGCTGCGGGAGAAAAGCGGCGGAACCAAGAGCCTGGATGATTTCGCCCGCAGCTTCTTCGCCAGCCCGCCGGCACCCGTGGGCGGCCAGCTCATCCGGCCCTATACCTTCGACGACGTTTGCAGCGCCCTGAACGCCCTGGTCCCCTACGACTGGGCCGCCTATTTCACCCACCGGCTGGAAACGCACGACGATGCCGGCCTGCTGGACGGCCTGGCGCGCGCCGGCTACCGCTTGGTCTTCACCGACACGCCCACCGAGGCCTTCCGCCAGGCGGAGGTGGACGGCGGCGCCCTGGATTTGGGCTACGCCATCGGCCTGTCGGTCGGCAAGGGCGGCGTGGTCCGCACCGTCGCCTGGCAAGGCCCGGCCTTCCGCGCCGGCGTCGGCATCGGCAACCGCATCCAGACGGTGAACGGGGCACCCTACACCGCCGAGGCGCTGACCCAGGCGGTGCGCAACGCCGCCATCACCCCCGTCACCCTAGGTCTGGAGGTCGATGGCCAGGCGGTCACCGCCCGCATCGACTATGCCGGCGGCTTGCGGTATCCGCGCCTGGAACGGGCCAAGGGCAGACCGGACCGGATGGCGGCGCTACTGGCGCCATTGAAGGATTAG
- a CDS encoding NAD(P)-dependent alcohol dehydrogenase, producing MLTMGYAAQSADAPLAPFTFARRTPRPNDVVMEVLYSGICHSDLHQARDDWGWSQYPIVPGHEIVGRVIEVGSAVTRHKVGDAVAVGCLVDSCQECDQCRKGEEQLCRQGNTQTYNGQDRLTGEPTYGGYSKHLVVREEFALRVPDGLDLSRAAPLLCAGITTYSPLKTWKVGPGSRVGVLGLGGLGHMAVKLAAGMGADVTVLSRTKDKEADALALGANRLLASTDAAAMAQAQSSLDLIIDTVPVKHDVGPYMSLLDVDGTLVIVGQIGPLEAPSTVPFVMARRRLAGSPIGGIPETQEMLDFCAEKNILPDCEIIRMDEVNTAFERMERADVRYRFVIDMASLSVPA from the coding sequence ATGCTGACCATGGGATATGCGGCCCAATCCGCCGACGCGCCGCTGGCACCCTTCACCTTCGCCCGGCGCACCCCGCGCCCCAACGACGTGGTGATGGAGGTTCTCTACAGCGGCATCTGCCATTCCGACCTGCACCAGGCCCGCGATGACTGGGGCTGGAGCCAATACCCCATCGTGCCCGGGCACGAGATCGTCGGCCGGGTGATCGAGGTCGGCAGCGCCGTCACCCGCCACAAGGTGGGCGACGCGGTCGCCGTCGGCTGCCTGGTCGACAGCTGCCAGGAATGCGACCAGTGCCGCAAGGGCGAGGAACAGCTGTGCCGCCAGGGCAATACCCAGACCTATAACGGCCAGGACCGCCTGACGGGCGAGCCCACCTACGGCGGCTATTCCAAGCACCTGGTGGTGCGTGAGGAATTCGCCCTGCGCGTGCCGGACGGGCTGGACCTGTCCCGCGCCGCCCCCCTGCTGTGCGCCGGCATCACGACATACTCGCCGCTGAAGACCTGGAAGGTCGGCCCCGGCAGCCGCGTCGGCGTGCTGGGCCTGGGCGGCCTGGGCCACATGGCGGTCAAGCTGGCGGCGGGCATGGGCGCCGACGTGACGGTGCTGAGCCGCACGAAGGACAAGGAGGCGGACGCCCTGGCCCTGGGCGCCAACCGCCTGCTGGCCTCCACCGACGCCGCCGCCATGGCCCAGGCCCAGTCCAGCCTGGACCTGATCATCGACACGGTGCCGGTGAAGCACGATGTCGGCCCCTACATGTCGCTGCTGGACGTGGACGGCACCCTGGTCATCGTCGGCCAGATCGGCCCGCTGGAGGCGCCCAGCACCGTCCCCTTCGTCATGGCCCGCCGCCGGCTGGCGGGGTCGCCCATCGGCGGCATCCCGGAAACCCAGGAGATGCTGGATTTCTGCGCCGAGAAGAACATCCTGCCGGACTGCGAGATCATCCGCATGGATGAGGTGAACACTGCGTTCGAACGGATGGAGCGCGCCGACGTGCGGTATCGTTTCGTGATCGATATGGCTTCGCTGAGCGTACCCGCCTAA
- a CDS encoding TonB-dependent receptor, whose product MPSRTLSARHLAGASLLALSWSFAAPITAHAAAPAPEPAADDLSEIIVTGTREIGKRAQDSPTSIEVLGAETLQATGQTNVLDALRSTLPSFTADQFGGDVGNLVRSARLRGLSPGQTLVLVNGKRRHNSANIYADGGPNGGSNPADLDFIPLDAIDHIEVLRDGAAAQYGSDAIAGVINIILKKSDSGTHASILGGITGKGDGGTAQGSVSHGFDLGDGGFLNVTADYRHHDFTNRTGDDPRAPAGTTVQGRIYGDPLSDVVNVGYNAEAPLTPSVTFYSFGTASHRSAESYENWRTGSSIPTLWPSGFFPEETSNEYDVGFTLGARGDNLAGWRWDLSSTYGHDWLKIGVINSGNANLANPTSAFYNPTYAHQTSFNAGQLVSTQETTNLDLVRQFDVGLFATPVNVAWGLEHRYEAYEVVAGEYGSYAAGGSSSYAGFTPTDAHTADRNSAAAYIDLSTQLVQNWQFEVAGRIEHYDDFGESESGRIISRYDFTPWLAVRGAVGSGFRAPTLAQEYFSALNVSPTSASLQLPVNSPGATLLGVQPLKPETSTEYSAGIVLEPIHGLHATLDFYQIEIQNRIINSGALTGALAQSAILANGATLPAGISAANTAVTFYLNGVDTRTRGADLNLDYTTDFGAAGSIKWTLAGNYNITSILKQQAPPAALAGVAILDATAITSLTSYDPRSKISLGANWNLGPWDVTLRETRWGHSYYVAHDYSTAGAYVPRAVSPAFLTDLNIGYRVTDGFRVDLGAQNLFDRYPAKTDPATRWFGINVDTYPQNSPYGFNGGYYYVKLSADF is encoded by the coding sequence ATGCCGTCACGCACACTCTCTGCCCGCCATTTGGCGGGAGCCAGCCTGCTTGCCCTTTCCTGGTCGTTCGCCGCCCCCATCACGGCCCACGCCGCCGCACCGGCGCCAGAGCCGGCGGCCGACGACCTGTCCGAAATCATCGTCACCGGCACGCGTGAGATCGGCAAGCGGGCGCAGGACAGCCCGACCAGCATCGAGGTGCTGGGGGCGGAGACCTTGCAGGCCACCGGCCAGACCAATGTGCTGGATGCCCTGCGCAGCACCCTGCCGTCCTTCACCGCCGACCAGTTCGGCGGCGACGTGGGCAACCTGGTGCGCTCCGCCCGCCTGCGGGGCCTGAGCCCCGGCCAGACCCTGGTGCTGGTGAACGGCAAGCGGCGGCACAACTCCGCCAACATCTATGCCGACGGCGGCCCCAACGGCGGGTCCAACCCCGCCGACCTGGATTTCATCCCGCTGGACGCCATCGACCATATCGAGGTGCTGCGCGATGGTGCGGCCGCCCAGTACGGGTCGGACGCCATTGCCGGCGTCATCAACATCATCCTGAAAAAGTCGGACAGCGGCACCCACGCCTCCATCCTGGGCGGCATCACCGGCAAGGGTGACGGCGGCACGGCCCAGGGCTCCGTCTCCCACGGGTTTGACCTGGGCGACGGCGGTTTCCTGAACGTCACCGCCGACTATCGCCATCACGACTTCACCAACCGCACGGGCGACGACCCCCGCGCCCCCGCCGGCACCACGGTGCAGGGCCGTATCTACGGCGATCCGCTGAGCGACGTGGTCAATGTCGGCTATAACGCGGAGGCGCCGCTGACGCCCAGCGTCACCTTCTACAGCTTCGGCACCGCCAGCCACCGCTCGGCGGAATCGTATGAGAACTGGCGCACCGGCAGCAGCATCCCCACCCTGTGGCCCAGCGGCTTTTTCCCGGAGGAAACCTCCAACGAATACGATGTGGGGTTCACCCTGGGGGCCCGCGGCGACAACCTGGCCGGCTGGCGCTGGGACCTCAGCAGCACCTATGGCCATGACTGGCTGAAGATCGGCGTCATCAATTCCGGCAACGCCAACCTGGCCAACCCCACCAGCGCCTTCTACAACCCGACCTACGCCCACCAGACCAGCTTCAACGCCGGCCAGCTGGTCTCCACCCAGGAGACCACCAACCTGGACCTGGTGCGCCAGTTCGATGTCGGCCTGTTCGCCACGCCGGTGAATGTGGCCTGGGGCCTGGAACACCGCTATGAGGCGTACGAGGTGGTGGCCGGCGAATACGGCAGCTACGCCGCCGGCGGCTCATCCTCCTACGCCGGCTTCACGCCGACCGACGCGCACACCGCCGACCGCAACAGTGCGGCCGCCTACATCGACCTGTCGACCCAGCTGGTGCAGAACTGGCAGTTCGAGGTGGCGGGCCGTATCGAGCACTACGACGATTTCGGCGAAAGCGAGAGCGGCCGTATCATCAGCCGCTACGACTTCACCCCCTGGCTGGCCGTGCGCGGCGCCGTCGGCAGCGGCTTCCGCGCGCCCACCCTGGCGCAGGAGTATTTCTCCGCCCTGAACGTCAGCCCGACCTCCGCCTCCCTGCAACTGCCGGTGAACTCGCCGGGCGCCACCCTGCTGGGGGTGCAGCCGCTGAAGCCCGAGACCTCCACCGAATACAGCGCCGGTATCGTGCTGGAGCCCATCCATGGCCTGCACGCGACCCTGGATTTCTACCAGATCGAAATCCAGAACCGCATCATCAACTCCGGCGCCTTGACGGGGGCGTTGGCCCAGTCCGCCATCCTGGCCAACGGCGCCACCCTGCCGGCCGGCATCTCCGCCGCCAATACCGCCGTGACCTTCTACCTGAACGGCGTCGACACCCGCACCCGGGGCGCCGACCTGAACCTGGACTACACCACCGACTTCGGCGCCGCCGGGTCGATCAAGTGGACACTGGCCGGCAACTACAACATCACCAGCATCCTGAAGCAGCAGGCCCCGCCCGCCGCCCTGGCCGGTGTCGCCATCCTGGACGCCACGGCCATCACCTCGCTGACCTCCTACGATCCGCGCAGCAAGATATCGCTGGGCGCCAACTGGAACCTGGGTCCCTGGGACGTGACCCTGCGGGAAACGCGCTGGGGCCACAGCTATTACGTGGCGCATGACTACAGCACCGCCGGCGCCTATGTGCCGCGCGCCGTCAGCCCGGCGTTCCTGACCGACCTCAACATCGGCTATCGCGTCACGGACGGTTTCAGGGTCGATCTGGGGGCGCAGAACCTGTTCGACCGCTATCCCGCCAAGACCGACCCGGCCACCCGCTGGTTCGGCATCAACGTCGACACCTATCCCCAGAACAGCCCCTATGGCTTCAATGGCGGCTATTATTACGTGAAGCTATCCGCTGATTTTTAA
- a CDS encoding zinc-binding alcohol dehydrogenase family protein, translating into MKAALVTEAGKSPIYGDAPEPVAQAGEMRVTVTAAALSQLVRGRASGRHYSAKATLPFIVGVDGVGTLEDGRRVYFALPDAPNGAMAERTVVPATHCLPLPDGLDDVTAAAIAIPGMSSWAALVERAHLRPGETVLVNGATGASGRLAVQIAKHLGAGKVIATGRNAAVLESLKALGADIVIPLTGDDAAVERRFQEQFAAGVDVVIDYLWGRSAELLLTAGAKAGPEGVPIRFVQVGSISGGDITLPAAALRSSAIVLMGSGLNSVPMDRILAAIDGVLKAAVPAGLQVATRPVPLSEVTQAWDEPGDARVVFIP; encoded by the coding sequence ATGAAAGCCGCCCTGGTGACCGAAGCCGGCAAGAGCCCCATCTACGGCGATGCCCCCGAGCCTGTGGCCCAGGCCGGTGAGATGCGGGTGACCGTCACCGCCGCCGCCCTCAGCCAACTGGTGCGTGGCCGGGCGTCGGGCCGGCATTACAGCGCCAAGGCCACCTTGCCCTTCATCGTCGGCGTCGACGGCGTGGGCACATTGGAGGACGGCCGCCGCGTCTATTTCGCCCTGCCCGATGCCCCCAACGGCGCCATGGCGGAACGGACGGTGGTGCCGGCCACGCACTGCCTGCCTCTGCCCGACGGTCTGGACGACGTGACCGCCGCCGCCATCGCCATTCCCGGCATGTCGTCCTGGGCAGCATTGGTGGAGCGGGCCCATTTGCGGCCGGGTGAAACGGTGCTGGTGAACGGGGCCACCGGCGCCTCCGGCCGCCTGGCGGTGCAGATCGCCAAGCATCTGGGGGCCGGCAAAGTCATTGCCACCGGCCGCAATGCCGCCGTGCTGGAAAGCCTGAAGGCCCTGGGCGCCGACATCGTCATCCCCCTGACCGGGGACGACGCCGCCGTGGAGCGGCGTTTCCAGGAACAGTTCGCCGCCGGCGTGGACGTGGTGATCGATTATCTGTGGGGCCGCAGTGCGGAACTGCTGCTGACCGCCGGCGCCAAGGCGGGACCGGAGGGCGTGCCCATCCGCTTCGTCCAGGTGGGGTCGATCAGCGGCGGCGACATCACCCTGCCCGCCGCCGCCCTGCGGTCCTCCGCCATCGTGCTGATGGGCAGCGGCCTGAACAGCGTGCCGATGGACCGCATCCTGGCGGCCATCGACGGGGTGCTGAAGGCCGCCGTTCCCGCCGGTCTCCAGGTCGCCACCAGGCCCGTGCCCCTGTCCGAGGTGACACAGGCCTGGGACGAACCCGGTGACGCCCGGGTGGTCTTCATTCCTTAA